DNA from Candidatus Cloacimonas acidaminovorans str. Evry:
AACACTTGCGGACTTTTCACTCTGAGCTAAAACCGGAAAGAAAACCTGAGCAAAAGAGGTATTCAACATCCCTACGGGAATAGCAATCAATTGTGAAGCAAAGAAATAAACACCCATTAAAGCCGGTTCCACCAAAGTCCCCAAAAAAAGAATTGGAGCATTGATAGAATATGCCTGCAACAGGTCTATGGCATTAACCATAAGCAGGAAATTACTATTACGGGAAAAAAGTGCAAGCGTCTTTTTCAGCCACTTAAAGCTAAAAACCCTTTTCAGTAAAGATAGAGGCAAGCGCGGCAGTTTAACACACAGATAAACTAATTCAGCCAGATTACCTATATAAAATAGCACAATAAACAACCAAGCATAACGCCAAAAATAGATAAGTGCAAGGCAAAGAACAGAATAGATAATAACATTTATCGTTTCTGCCAAAGCCAGGTCTTTAAACTGAAACTTCTTTTGCGCATAAACACGCACAATCCTACGCAGAGATTCAATAAAAATCAAACCTCCGCCATAAGAAAGAACTTTGCCCAGTTCTGCACTATGATAATAGGCACCAATGTTTTTACCAAAAACAGCCAATAAAACAGTTATAATAGCAGAAACAAGAAGTCCCGTCTGCAAAAGAGCCAGAAAATTTACCCTTTCTTTTTGTCTGGAAACAAGATACAGATAATCCAACCCCAAATGAGTAACATAAGTTAGCAATGCCAAAATAGCGGAAAAACTGCGGTAAATGCCAAAATCAGTTTGAGTTAGCCATTTTGCCAGAAAGATAAAAAGGATTAAACTAATAGCTCTTCTTAAAATAGTTGTAGAAAGAGTCCAGCGAATGCCTGAAATCACTGTTTTTGTGTGCATTTGCCTCTGTTAAAAAATCTCTGTCTGCGCGGAGGCAGGAGTTAAACCTAAGTGCTTGTATGCTTTGAAAGTAACTTTTCTGCCCTGGGGACTGCGTTCCAGAAAACCCTGCTGCACCAAATAGGGTTCAAAAATTTCTTCTATGGTTCCGGAATCTTCTCCAATGGCAGTAGCGATTGTTTTAATGCCTACAGGGCCTCCATTATAATTTTCAATAATCGTCGTTAAAATGCGTTTATCCATTTCATCCAAGCCGGCATTATCCACCTGCAGCATTTGTAAAGCAGACAAAGCAATATCTAAAGTTATAATTCCTTCCCCTTTTATTTGAGCATAATCTCGCACTCTTCTAAGTAAACGATTAGCAATACGAGGAGTGCCTCTACTGCGTCTGGCAATTTCTTGAACGCCATCATCTTCCGTTGGAATATTTAACAAGCGTGCACTTCGGCGAATAATTTGGGCAATGGACTCCTGATCGTAATAATCCAAACGCAGAATAATACCAAATCTATCACGCAGAGGAGGAGTAAGCAAACCCGCTCTGGTAGTAGCTCCAACAAGAGTAAAATGTTCCAGAGGAATTTTTAAGGTGCGGGAATTGGGACCGCTATCCAGAATGATTTCCATTTCAAAATCCTCCATAGCGGGATAGATATATTCTTCAATAATATGGGAGAGACGATGAATTTCATCTATGAACAGTGTTTCGTGACGCTGGAGATTAGTTAAAATGCCTGCTAAATCCGAGGGTTTTTCAATAACCGGACCACTGGAAACAGTTATATTAACTCCCATTTCGCGAGCAATAATTCCTGCCAGGGTTGTTTTTCCCAAGCCAGGAGGCCCG
Protein-coding regions in this window:
- the ruvB gene encoding Holliday junction branch migration DNA helicase RuvB, producing MLERINNPDKLNEDVELDRALRPRTLKEFIGQTHIKELLDISIKAAKLRGESLDHILLYGPPGLGKTTLAGIIAREMGVNITVSSGPVIEKPSDLAGILTNLQRHETLFIDEIHRLSHIIEEYIYPAMEDFEMEIILDSGPNSRTLKIPLEHFTLVGATTRAGLLTPPLRDRFGIILRLDYYDQESIAQIIRRSARLLNIPTEDDGVQEIARRSRGTPRIANRLLRRVRDYAQIKGEGIITLDIALSALQMLQVDNAGLDEMDKRILTTIIENYNGGPVGIKTIATAIGEDSGTIEEIFEPYLVQQGFLERSPQGRKVTFKAYKHLGLTPASAQTEIF
- a CDS encoding oligosaccharide flippase family protein translates to MHTKTVISGIRWTLSTTILRRAISLILFIFLAKWLTQTDFGIYRSFSAILALLTYVTHLGLDYLYLVSRQKERVNFLALLQTGLLVSAIITVLLAVFGKNIGAYYHSAELGKVLSYGGGLIFIESLRRIVRVYAQKKFQFKDLALAETINVIIYSVLCLALIYFWRYAWLFIVLFYIGNLAELVYLCVKLPRLPLSLLKRVFSFKWLKKTLALFSRNSNFLLMVNAIDLLQAYSINAPILFLGTLVEPALMGVYFFASQLIAIPVGMLNTSFAQVFFPVLAQSEKSASVVGIRHYTSLVLKIGIPALIVYALLLQYLVPVIWGDKWLAAMPLILYLVIYYGTSMLHNPISGIPFICRKPQWELLWNIITLGLRILVLYLGLQVSFAFAILLFCLVSAVMHFAFYYMSLALLKADLWQITIDILTYLPVLLVLALGCLYMGKFSIVFPLVVLIGYGIYLWIAERDTLKEVLSLIKK